The following coding sequences lie in one Mesorhizobium sp. NZP2298 genomic window:
- a CDS encoding Thivi_2564 family membrane protein, which yields MASSVLIGILITFLVIILVLYLVQRLPLDARMRQIVQIIVIIIGIISLLKYLAVF from the coding sequence ATGGCTTCATCCGTGCTGATCGGCATTCTGATCACATTTCTCGTCATCATCCTTGTTCTTTATCTGGTGCAGCGCCTGCCTCTCGATGCCCGGATGCGGCAGATCGTGCAGATCATCGTCATCATCATCGGCATCATTTCGCTGCTCAAATACCTCGCGGTTTTCTAG
- a CDS encoding DUF6434 domain-containing protein — MKVFDWHGDPISRATPITKSYRNTQNVRRFFIRECGDTFRFDRPFMAWLKNDREKTMGDAAEEWVRRQAEKRKA; from the coding sequence ATGAAAGTGTTCGACTGGCACGGGGATCCGATTTCGCGTGCCACGCCCATCACGAAGTCCTACCGCAACACCCAGAATGTGCGCCGCTTTTTCATCCGCGAATGCGGCGATACGTTCAGGTTCGATCGGCCTTTCATGGCCTGGCTCAAGAACGATCGGGAAAAGACAATGGGGGATGCAGCCGAGGAATGGGTCCGACGCCAGGCTGAAAAGCGGAAAGCGTAG
- a CDS encoding DUF982 domain-containing protein: protein MDRLQFEVPVRIAPGPGLPVEEIYSVEQALDFLQDWPARRQGPVYQKAFNACFGATVDVVKTEDACRAFMAFCRVTGLMASDMMAPRKRGGEARALQA from the coding sequence ATGGACAGATTGCAGTTCGAGGTGCCGGTGCGTATCGCGCCAGGGCCTGGCTTGCCCGTCGAGGAGATTTACAGCGTCGAGCAGGCGTTGGATTTTCTCCAGGACTGGCCGGCACGCCGGCAGGGACCGGTGTATCAGAAAGCCTTCAACGCCTGCTTTGGCGCCACGGTGGACGTGGTCAAGACCGAGGATGCCTGCCGGGCATTCATGGCATTCTGCCGCGTCACCGGACTGATGGCCAGCGACATGATGGCGCCGCGCAAGCGCGGCGGCGAGGCGAGGGCGCTGCAGGCTTGA
- a CDS encoding LL-diaminopimelate aminotransferase, producing the protein MEEFHKVRRLPPYVFEQVNRLKASARSRGADIIDLGMGNPDLPTPKAIVDKLCEVVRDPRTHRYSSSRGIPGLRRAQAAYYQRRFGVKLNPDTQVVATLGSKEGFANMAQAITAPGDVILCPNPTYPIHAFGFIMSGGVIRSLQVEPDDGFIPAVERGIRHSIPKPLALILNYPSNPTALVASLDFYKDVVAFAKKNDIIILSDLAYSEIYFDGNPPPSVLQVPGAIDVCVEFTSMSKTFSMPGWRMGFAVGNERLISALTRVKSYLDYGAFTPIQVAAAHALNGDGADIAEVRDIYHKRRDVMVDAFGRAGWDIPAPAASMFAWAPIPEPFRHLGSLEFSKLLIEHADVAVAPGIGFGEHGDDFVRVALVENEHRIRQAARNIKRFLSTSAKQPNNVVPLSAHR; encoded by the coding sequence ATGGAAGAGTTTCACAAGGTCCGTCGCCTTCCGCCCTACGTTTTCGAGCAGGTCAACCGGCTCAAGGCCAGCGCGCGTTCGCGCGGCGCCGATATCATCGACCTTGGCATGGGCAATCCGGACCTGCCGACGCCGAAGGCCATCGTCGACAAATTGTGCGAAGTCGTGCGCGATCCGCGCACGCATCGCTATTCCTCCTCGCGCGGCATTCCGGGGCTGCGCCGCGCCCAGGCCGCCTATTATCAGCGCCGCTTCGGCGTGAAGCTTAATCCCGACACGCAAGTGGTTGCCACGCTCGGCTCGAAGGAAGGCTTCGCCAACATGGCGCAGGCGATCACCGCGCCCGGCGACGTCATCCTGTGCCCCAATCCGACCTATCCGATCCACGCTTTCGGCTTCATCATGTCGGGCGGCGTCATCCGTTCGCTGCAGGTCGAGCCCGATGACGGCTTCATTCCGGCCGTCGAGCGGGGTATTCGCCATTCGATCCCGAAGCCGCTGGCCTTGATCCTCAACTATCCGTCGAACCCGACGGCGCTGGTCGCTTCGCTCGATTTCTACAAGGACGTGGTGGCGTTCGCGAAGAAGAACGACATCATCATCCTGTCCGACCTTGCCTATTCGGAGATCTATTTCGACGGCAATCCGCCGCCTTCGGTGCTGCAGGTTCCGGGCGCCATCGACGTCTGCGTCGAATTCACCTCGATGTCGAAGACTTTCTCCATGCCCGGCTGGCGCATGGGCTTTGCCGTCGGCAATGAACGGCTGATCTCGGCGCTGACCCGGGTGAAATCCTATCTCGACTACGGCGCCTTCACGCCGATCCAGGTGGCGGCCGCCCATGCGCTCAATGGCGACGGCGCCGATATCGCCGAGGTGCGCGACATCTACCACAAGCGTCGTGACGTGATGGTCGATGCGTTCGGCCGCGCCGGTTGGGATATTCCCGCCCCGGCGGCCTCGATGTTCGCCTGGGCGCCGATCCCGGAGCCATTCCGTCATCTCGGCTCTCTCGAATTCTCCAAGCTGCTTATCGAGCACGCCGACGTGGCGGTGGCGCCCGGTATCGGCTTCGGCGAACATGGCGACGATTTCGTGCGCGTGGCGCTGGTCGAGAACGAGCACCGGATCCGCCAGGCGGCGCGCAACATCAAGCGCTTCCTGTCGACCAGCGCCAAGCAGCCCAACAACGTGGTGCCGCTCTCCGCCCACCGGTAA
- a CDS encoding homoserine dehydrogenase — translation MAEALRVGIAGLGTVGASVARVLRDKAAELTRQCGRDIIVAAVSARDPKRDRGIDVRSAKWFDDPVKMAQTAEIDVFIELIGGDEGPARLSVKAALEAGRHVVTANKALLAKHGVALAEIAEKKGVLLNYEAAVAGGIPVIKTMREAMAGNSVTRVFGILNGTCNYILTRMEAEGISFDACLKDAQRLGYAEADPTFDIEGHDTAHKLSILTSLAFGTKIAASDIYMEGISNITQADIRAAGDLGYRIKLLGVAQRTESGIEQRVHPTMVPTASVIAQVHGVTNAVAIETDILGELLLSGPGAGGNATASAVIGDIADIAKSRPGFQHGPVFGRPAKELRPYKKAQMRSHAGGYFIRLTVHDRIGVFAAIAKRMADNDISLESIVQHAVSGEAAAQKTVILVTHETTEAAVRKAVDGITKDGHLTDKPQVIRIERAG, via the coding sequence ATGGCTGAAGCACTGCGTGTTGGAATTGCCGGCCTCGGTACGGTCGGTGCATCGGTGGCACGTGTGCTGCGCGACAAGGCAGCGGAACTGACCCGGCAATGCGGGCGCGACATCATCGTCGCAGCGGTTTCGGCGCGCGACCCGAAGCGCGACCGTGGCATCGATGTCCGTTCCGCAAAATGGTTCGACGATCCGGTGAAGATGGCGCAGACAGCCGAGATCGACGTGTTCATCGAATTGATCGGCGGCGACGAGGGGCCGGCACGTCTGTCGGTGAAGGCGGCGCTCGAAGCCGGCCGCCATGTCGTCACCGCCAACAAGGCCCTGCTCGCCAAGCATGGCGTGGCGCTGGCCGAGATCGCCGAGAAGAAGGGCGTGCTGCTCAACTACGAGGCGGCGGTGGCGGGCGGCATTCCCGTCATCAAGACGATGCGCGAGGCGATGGCCGGCAACTCGGTCACCCGCGTGTTCGGCATTCTCAACGGCACCTGCAACTACATCCTGACCCGCATGGAGGCCGAGGGCATATCGTTCGATGCCTGCCTGAAGGATGCGCAGCGGCTGGGTTACGCCGAGGCCGATCCGACCTTCGACATCGAAGGCCATGACACCGCGCACAAGCTGTCGATCCTGACCAGCCTTGCCTTCGGCACCAAGATCGCCGCCAGCGACATCTATATGGAAGGCATCTCCAACATCACCCAGGCCGACATCCGTGCCGCCGGCGACCTCGGCTACAGGATCAAGCTGCTGGGCGTTGCCCAGCGCACCGAAAGCGGGATCGAGCAGCGCGTGCATCCGACCATGGTGCCGACCGCCTCCGTCATCGCGCAGGTGCATGGCGTCACCAACGCGGTGGCGATCGAAACCGACATCCTCGGCGAACTGCTGCTTTCAGGCCCCGGCGCCGGCGGCAACGCCACCGCGTCGGCCGTCATCGGCGACATCGCCGACATCGCCAAGAGCCGGCCGGGCTTCCAGCATGGCCCGGTCTTCGGTCGGCCGGCAAAGGAGTTGAGGCCCTACAAGAAGGCGCAGATGCGCAGCCATGCCGGCGGCTATTTCATCCGGCTGACCGTGCATGACCGCATCGGCGTGTTCGCCGCGATCGCCAAACGCATGGCCGACAACGATATTTCGCTGGAATCGATCGTCCAGCATGCGGTCAGCGGCGAGGCTGCGGCACAGAAGACGGTGATCCTCGTCACCCACGAGACCACCGAGGCCGCCGTGCGCAAGGCCGTCGACGGCATCACCAAGGACGGTCACCTGACCGACAAGCCGCAGGTCATCCGCATCGAGCGGGCAGGGTAG
- a CDS encoding TadE/TadG family type IV pilus assembly protein: MERGSKLILGDRSGVAAVEFAMVLPFLCAALLGIIDGWSYVTSSLSMRAGVKTAANLIMAGSTNDTATQAVAISSWEKRPMDGRVTLSRIYMCGATVVDASTLCSGPKVPSIYVQIQASATWTPPFTFGVFSASSVIGHLEVIRVR, translated from the coding sequence GTGGAACGCGGATCAAAACTGATCCTTGGCGACCGTTCGGGCGTTGCGGCGGTGGAGTTCGCCATGGTCCTGCCCTTCTTGTGCGCGGCGCTGCTCGGCATCATCGACGGCTGGTCCTATGTGACGAGTTCGCTGTCGATGCGCGCCGGCGTGAAGACCGCCGCGAACCTGATCATGGCGGGATCGACCAACGACACGGCGACGCAGGCCGTTGCGATTTCGAGCTGGGAGAAGCGGCCGATGGACGGCCGTGTCACGCTAAGTCGAATCTATATGTGCGGGGCGACCGTGGTCGACGCTTCCACCTTGTGCAGTGGGCCAAAGGTTCCATCGATCTATGTGCAGATCCAGGCATCGGCCACCTGGACGCCACCCTTCACCTTCGGCGTTTTTTCCGCTTCCAGCGTCATCGGCCACCTGGAGGTGATCCGTGTGCGCTAA
- the phaC gene encoding class I poly(R)-hydroxyalkanoic acid synthase: MSKTPDSGKTEDDEPSTVEQYLVKDPERFALNMARMVEQAGKAASAWAEPREKGEVRDHVAEPVVDMVKTFSKLSEYWLADPQRALEAQTRLFAGYMTVWANAIQRVSASAEGTDDAVKPERGDKRFQDPEWGRNAFFDFLKQAYLVTSRWASELVEHAEGLDEHTRHKASFYVKQVSNAISPSNFILTNPELFRETIASNGENLVRGMKMLAEDIAAGKGDLKLRQADYSPFEIGRNIATTPGKVVGRSDIAEIIQYDPATEMVLKRPLLICPPWINKFYILDLNPQKSFIRWAIEQGHTVFVISWINPDERHGAKNWEAYIREGLQYGLDTIEKATGERDVNAIGYCVGGTLLAAALALMASEGDDRIKSATFFTTQVDFTYAGDLKVFVDEEQVAAVEKSMNEKGYLDGTKMATAFNMLRSGDLIWPYVVNNYMRGKDPLPFDLLYWNADSTRMAAANHSFYLRNCYLENNLSRGTMELAGRTVSLGDVTIPIYNLASKEDHIAPALSVFLGSKYFGGKVDYVMAGSGHIAGVVNPPASNKYQYWTGGAPIGDFNQWIATATDHPGSWWPHWQSWIEAKDNTRVPARKPGKHMKTLGDAPGTYVKVRV, translated from the coding sequence ATGTCCAAAACACCCGATTCGGGCAAAACGGAAGATGACGAGCCTTCGACCGTCGAGCAATATCTGGTGAAGGATCCGGAACGCTTCGCGTTGAACATGGCGCGCATGGTCGAGCAGGCCGGCAAGGCGGCATCCGCCTGGGCCGAGCCGCGCGAAAAAGGCGAGGTGCGCGACCACGTCGCCGAACCGGTCGTCGACATGGTCAAGACCTTCTCCAAGCTCAGCGAATACTGGCTTGCCGACCCGCAGCGCGCGCTCGAAGCGCAGACGCGGCTGTTCGCCGGCTATATGACCGTCTGGGCGAACGCCATCCAGCGTGTCAGCGCCAGCGCCGAGGGTACCGACGATGCCGTCAAGCCGGAGCGCGGCGACAAGCGCTTCCAGGATCCGGAATGGGGCCGCAACGCCTTCTTCGATTTTCTCAAGCAGGCCTATCTCGTCACCTCGCGCTGGGCGTCCGAACTGGTCGAGCACGCCGAAGGTCTGGACGAGCACACCCGCCACAAGGCGAGCTTCTACGTCAAGCAGGTGTCCAACGCCATCTCGCCGTCGAATTTCATCCTGACCAATCCGGAACTGTTTCGCGAAACCATCGCCTCCAACGGCGAGAATCTGGTGCGCGGCATGAAGATGCTTGCCGAGGACATCGCCGCCGGCAAGGGCGACCTGAAACTGCGCCAGGCCGACTATTCGCCCTTTGAGATCGGCCGCAACATCGCCACCACGCCCGGTAAGGTGGTTGGCCGCAGCGATATTGCTGAGATCATCCAGTATGATCCCGCCACCGAGATGGTGCTGAAACGGCCGCTGCTGATCTGCCCGCCCTGGATCAACAAGTTCTACATACTAGACCTCAACCCGCAGAAATCCTTCATCCGCTGGGCGATCGAGCAGGGCCATACCGTCTTCGTCATCTCCTGGATCAATCCGGACGAGCGCCACGGCGCCAAGAACTGGGAAGCCTATATAAGGGAAGGCCTGCAATACGGCCTCGACACGATCGAGAAGGCCACCGGCGAGCGCGACGTCAACGCGATCGGCTACTGCGTTGGTGGCACGCTGCTAGCGGCGGCATTGGCGCTGATGGCCAGCGAAGGCGACGACCGCATCAAGTCGGCGACCTTCTTCACCACCCAGGTCGACTTCACCTATGCCGGCGACCTGAAAGTGTTCGTCGACGAGGAACAGGTCGCGGCGGTGGAAAAGTCGATGAATGAAAAGGGCTATCTCGACGGCACCAAGATGGCGACCGCCTTCAACATGCTGCGCTCCGGTGACCTGATCTGGCCCTATGTCGTCAACAATTACATGCGCGGCAAGGATCCCCTGCCCTTCGACCTGCTCTACTGGAATGCCGATTCGACCCGCATGGCGGCGGCCAACCACTCCTTCTACCTGCGCAACTGCTATCTGGAGAACAACCTCTCGCGCGGCACGATGGAATTGGCGGGCCGCACGGTCTCGCTCGGCGATGTCACCATTCCGATCTACAACCTTGCCTCGAAGGAAGATCACATCGCGCCGGCGCTGTCCGTCTTCCTCGGTTCGAAATATTTTGGCGGCAAGGTCGACTATGTGATGGCCGGATCCGGCCACATAGCCGGTGTCGTCAATCCGCCCGCATCCAACAAGTACCAGTACTGGACCGGCGGCGCGCCGATCGGCGATTTCAACCAGTGGATAGCCACGGCTACCGACCATCCGGGATCCTGGTGGCCGCACTGGCAAAGCTGGATAGAGGCCAAGGACAACACCCGCGTGCCTGCCCGCAAACCAGGCAAACATATGAAAACCTTGGGGGATGCTCCCGGTACCTATGTCAAGGTGCGTGTGTAA
- the map gene encoding type I methionyl aminopeptidase, translating into MVTYLDAATAPLRNTGQIRLYGEDGFAGMRKACDLTARCLDELVPMVAPGVTTDAIDRFVFEFGMDHGALPATLNYRGYTKSSCTSINHVVCHGIPDSKPLKDGDIVNIDVTYILDGWHGDSSRMYPVGTIKRAAERLLEVTHECLMRGIAAVRPGARTGAIGAAIQTYAEAERCSVVRDFCGHGVGQLFHDAPNILHYGNVNEGVEMRPGMIFTIEPMINLGRPHVKVLSDGWTAVTRDRSLSAQYEHTIGVTDAGCEIFTLSPNKLDRPGLPA; encoded by the coding sequence ATGGTCACCTATCTCGACGCCGCCACCGCACCCCTCAGAAACACCGGCCAGATCCGCCTCTATGGCGAGGACGGTTTTGCCGGCATGCGCAAGGCATGCGACCTCACCGCGCGTTGCCTGGACGAGCTGGTTCCCATGGTCGCGCCCGGCGTCACCACCGATGCCATCGACCGTTTCGTCTTCGAGTTCGGCATGGATCACGGAGCGCTGCCGGCGACGCTCAACTATCGCGGCTACACGAAGTCGTCCTGCACCTCCATCAACCATGTCGTCTGCCATGGCATTCCCGACAGCAAGCCGTTGAAGGACGGCGACATCGTCAACATCGACGTCACCTACATTCTCGATGGCTGGCACGGCGATTCCTCGCGCATGTATCCGGTCGGCACCATCAAGCGCGCCGCCGAGCGGCTGCTCGAGGTCACCCATGAATGCCTGATGCGCGGCATCGCCGCGGTCAGGCCCGGGGCTCGCACCGGCGCCATCGGTGCTGCCATCCAGACCTATGCCGAGGCGGAGCGCTGCTCGGTGGTGCGCGACTTCTGCGGCCACGGCGTCGGCCAGCTGTTCCACGACGCCCCAAATATCCTGCACTATGGCAACGTCAATGAGGGCGTGGAAATGCGGCCCGGCATGATCTTCACCATCGAGCCGATGATCAATCTCGGCCGGCCGCATGTGAAGGTGCTGTCGGACGGCTGGACAGCCGTAACCCGCGACCGCTCGCTCTCGGCGCAGTACGAGCACACGATCGGCGTGACCGACGCCGGCTGCGAGATTTTCACGCTCTCGCCCAACAAGCTTGATCGTCCCGGCCTGCCGGCCTGA
- a CDS encoding TadE/TadG family type IV pilus assembly protein yields MCAKASAFKWDRSGGAGLEFALIAPFLIILLFGIFALGWSMNSVSSVRYTLETSSRSLQLQNTLTQADIQSIATQKLQALGLKDVNVTIAIDPASGGFRMAHLTATYAFVVDFPYLSAFPINYATTVTVPLVGG; encoded by the coding sequence GTGTGCGCTAAGGCAAGCGCCTTCAAGTGGGATCGATCGGGTGGAGCCGGATTGGAGTTCGCGCTGATCGCGCCATTCCTCATCATATTGCTGTTCGGAATCTTCGCCTTGGGCTGGTCGATGAACTCGGTCTCAAGCGTTCGCTATACGCTTGAGACATCGTCACGCTCGCTGCAGCTTCAGAACACGCTGACCCAGGCCGACATCCAGTCGATCGCCACGCAGAAATTGCAGGCCCTGGGTTTGAAGGATGTCAACGTGACGATCGCCATCGACCCGGCGAGCGGCGGCTTCCGCATGGCGCACCTGACCGCCACCTATGCCTTCGTCGTTGACTTCCCTTACCTCAGCGCCTTCCCGATCAACTACGCGACCACCGTTACCGTGCCGCTGGTTGGCGGTTAG
- a CDS encoding DUF6074 family protein, translating to MSPEKIRAFPIDRQLFLVREVAAKLDNLHGETAASFWRAKAAELLDLVVGSGRDRATAGDEVRRFFLAVQKELSAGVASEQVPVLSA from the coding sequence ATGTCTCCAGAAAAAATCCGTGCGTTCCCGATCGACCGTCAGCTATTCCTGGTCAGAGAAGTTGCGGCCAAGCTCGACAATCTGCATGGCGAGACCGCAGCCTCGTTCTGGAGGGCCAAGGCAGCGGAGCTGCTTGACCTCGTTGTCGGGTCGGGCAGGGACAGAGCCACGGCCGGTGATGAAGTCCGCAGATTTTTCCTGGCCGTACAGAAAGAGTTGTCGGCTGGAGTGGCCTCAGAGCAGGTGCCCGTCCTTTCCGCCTGA
- the glpX gene encoding class II fructose-bisphosphatase encodes MNVAQNIVAGLDRILTMELVRVTERAAVAAARLRGRGDEKAADQVAVDAMRQELNRLAIKGTVVIGEGERDEAPMLYIGEEVGTGKGPAVDIALDPLEGTTICAKNLPNALAVIAIAEKGSLLFAPDVYMDKIAIGPGYAEGVIDLDASPAENIASLARAKGVAVSDITTCILDRPRHAKLIDAVRATGAAIRLIGDGDVAGVIHTTDPDETGIDIYLGTGGAPEGVLAAAALRCTGGQMQGRLILDTPEKVARAAKMGISDPKRIYHAEDMARGDVLFAATGVTDGNMLAGVKFGGTYITTHTIVLRSSSRTVREIKARHQDLDKF; translated from the coding sequence ATGAATGTGGCCCAGAACATTGTCGCCGGACTTGACCGGATACTCACCATGGAACTGGTGCGCGTCACCGAAAGGGCCGCGGTCGCGGCCGCCAGGCTGCGTGGGCGCGGCGACGAGAAGGCGGCAGACCAGGTCGCTGTCGACGCCATGCGCCAGGAGCTCAACCGTCTTGCCATCAAGGGCACTGTGGTGATCGGCGAGGGAGAACGGGACGAGGCGCCGATGCTCTATATCGGCGAGGAGGTCGGCACCGGCAAAGGCCCGGCCGTCGATATCGCCCTTGATCCGCTTGAGGGTACGACGATCTGCGCCAAGAACCTTCCGAACGCGCTTGCCGTCATCGCGATCGCCGAGAAGGGTAGTCTGCTGTTCGCGCCCGACGTCTATATGGACAAGATCGCCATTGGTCCGGGTTATGCCGAAGGCGTCATCGATCTCGATGCATCGCCGGCCGAAAACATTGCCAGCCTGGCCCGGGCCAAGGGCGTCGCGGTGTCCGACATCACCACCTGCATCCTCGACCGGCCGCGCCACGCCAAGCTGATCGACGCCGTGCGTGCCACGGGTGCCGCGATCCGGCTGATCGGTGACGGCGATGTCGCCGGCGTCATCCACACCACTGATCCGGACGAAACCGGTATCGATATCTATCTCGGCACGGGGGGCGCGCCCGAGGGCGTGCTGGCAGCGGCCGCACTGCGCTGCACCGGCGGCCAGATGCAGGGCCGGCTGATCCTCGATACTCCGGAGAAGGTCGCCCGCGCGGCGAAGATGGGCATTTCCGATCCGAAGCGGATCTACCATGCCGAAGACATGGCGCGCGGCGATGTGCTGTTCGCGGCCACCGGCGTGACCGACGGCAATATGCTGGCCGGCGTCAAGTTCGGCGGCACATACATCACCACGCATACGATCGTCTTGCGCTCGTCGTCGCGAACCGTGCGGGAGATCAAGGCCCGGCACCAGGATCTGGATAAGTTCTAG
- a CDS encoding YcbK family protein, with product MTLKSAGWSLAKGERRAIVAALCSVLLASCTSAGDPTMSVGMPGYNASSSNINAAATGKPIATADSTSQTTITQTTVMSEGDTALPETVAYVPIAKPEAAFPLTTPAGAETIAGQTPQALQQPTQTAQQTDAVAQKIAAADADVTAPKPAAAPAMNNPVYVTAGEMPQAEAPKKRGFLASMFGATPASATPAPLVNTRTGEQPAVQAKPAPTPAKPIITLASADSTAKPIQLASIGNEAGHITGGDALPGVRQTALFEIKRKSGLDDESDVDLNEDEGSGGSYQVASAAGMARLAPNGLLKQNESVDVACLKPSLVRVLKTIEGHYGRKMMVTSGYRDPARNRRANGAKNSLHMYCAAADIQVPGVSKWELANYIRTMPGRGGVGTYCHTESVHVDVGPERDWNWRCRRRGGGGDG from the coding sequence TTGACTTTGAAATCAGCAGGATGGAGCCTCGCAAAGGGAGAACGCCGCGCCATCGTGGCAGCGCTTTGCTCCGTGCTCCTGGCCTCCTGCACCTCCGCCGGCGACCCGACAATGTCGGTCGGAATGCCTGGCTACAATGCCTCCTCCTCGAACATCAATGCGGCCGCCACCGGCAAGCCCATCGCCACCGCCGATTCGACATCGCAGACCACGATCACCCAGACGACCGTGATGAGCGAGGGGGATACGGCGCTTCCTGAAACGGTCGCTTACGTACCGATCGCCAAGCCCGAGGCTGCCTTTCCACTGACAACGCCGGCCGGGGCTGAAACGATCGCGGGACAAACGCCGCAGGCCCTGCAGCAGCCGACCCAGACGGCGCAGCAGACCGACGCGGTCGCCCAGAAGATCGCCGCCGCCGATGCCGACGTGACGGCGCCGAAGCCTGCCGCGGCACCGGCGATGAACAATCCGGTCTATGTGACGGCGGGCGAGATGCCGCAAGCAGAAGCGCCGAAGAAACGGGGCTTCCTGGCCTCGATGTTCGGTGCCACGCCGGCTTCCGCAACCCCCGCTCCACTGGTCAACACGCGCACAGGCGAACAGCCGGCCGTGCAGGCCAAGCCCGCGCCGACACCGGCAAAGCCGATCATCACACTGGCCTCGGCCGATTCCACCGCAAAGCCGATACAGTTGGCTTCGATCGGCAACGAAGCCGGCCACATCACGGGCGGCGATGCGTTGCCCGGCGTGCGCCAGACGGCGTTGTTCGAGATCAAGCGCAAATCCGGCCTCGATGATGAAAGCGACGTCGACCTCAATGAGGACGAGGGTTCGGGCGGCAGCTATCAGGTCGCGTCCGCCGCCGGCATGGCCCGGCTCGCCCCCAACGGGCTGCTGAAGCAGAACGAAAGCGTTGACGTCGCCTGCCTGAAGCCGTCGCTGGTGCGCGTGCTGAAGACGATCGAAGGCCATTACGGCCGCAAGATGATGGTCACGTCAGGCTACCGCGACCCTGCCCGCAACCGCCGCGCCAACGGCGCCAAGAATTCGCTGCACATGTACTGCGCCGCCGCCGACATCCAGGTGCCCGGCGTCTCCAAATGGGAACTGGCGAACTACATCAGGACAATGCCCGGCCGTGGCGGCGTCGGCACCTACTGCCACACCGAATCGGTCCACGTCGACGTCGGCCCCGAGCGCGACTGGAACTGGCGCTGCCGCCGGCGCGGCGGCGGTGGCGACGGCTAA
- a CDS encoding pilus assembly protein TadG-related protein yields the protein MASNCFTRVRLMATGIRRSTKANVATIFALSLPIVVGAAGFGVETSYWYYNSLKLQATADAAAYAGALEQISGSDKPTIVAAATQSAASNGLGSGTIVVNTPPASGPNTAKKAVEVIVHQNVDRMFTSIFTQGQVPEQARAVALITNASKSCMTALDVTASQAVLFSGNTSVKVTGCVVMSNSNASDAIKLQGSAALQVDCLISAGGVSLNNPVTTVCPAPITQALPAADPFADLPTPAASNPCQNTNKSTLKPGTYCSGLSLSGSVTLQPGVYVVQGNLKINANASVTGSGVTIFMSGSSTVSMNGNASVQLSAPTSGAYSGVLFYGDRAGSSASSTFNGTADSLLTGAIYFPRQQISYLGNFSGNGGCTQVVADTIQWSGSSTINQDCTSLGMRDIPAAQSVALVE from the coding sequence ATGGCTTCCAACTGCTTCACCCGAGTTCGGCTCATGGCGACCGGCATACGCCGGAGTACCAAGGCAAATGTTGCCACTATCTTCGCCCTCAGCCTGCCGATCGTCGTCGGCGCCGCCGGCTTCGGCGTGGAGACCTCCTACTGGTACTACAACAGCCTGAAACTGCAGGCGACGGCCGATGCCGCCGCCTATGCCGGCGCGCTTGAACAGATCTCAGGGTCCGACAAGCCGACGATCGTCGCGGCCGCGACACAGTCTGCCGCGTCCAATGGGTTGGGCTCGGGCACGATCGTCGTCAACACGCCGCCAGCGTCCGGGCCGAATACGGCGAAGAAAGCAGTCGAGGTTATCGTCCACCAGAACGTCGACCGGATGTTCACCTCGATCTTCACGCAGGGCCAGGTGCCCGAACAGGCAAGGGCGGTGGCCCTCATCACCAACGCCTCGAAGTCCTGCATGACCGCGCTCGATGTGACCGCCTCGCAGGCTGTACTGTTTTCCGGCAATACCAGCGTGAAGGTCACCGGCTGCGTGGTGATGTCCAATTCGAACGCTTCGGACGCCATCAAGCTCCAGGGCTCGGCGGCACTGCAGGTCGATTGCCTGATATCGGCGGGCGGCGTCTCACTGAACAATCCGGTCACCACCGTTTGCCCGGCCCCGATCACCCAGGCGCTGCCTGCCGCCGATCCATTCGCCGACCTGCCGACCCCGGCCGCTTCAAATCCCTGCCAGAACACCAACAAATCGACGCTGAAACCCGGCACCTACTGCAGCGGACTCAGCCTTAGCGGCAGCGTTACCCTCCAGCCGGGCGTCTATGTCGTTCAGGGCAATCTCAAGATAAACGCCAACGCTTCCGTCACCGGCAGCGGGGTGACCATCTTCATGTCGGGCAGTTCGACGGTCAGCATGAACGGCAACGCCTCCGTGCAGCTCAGCGCGCCGACTTCGGGCGCTTATTCCGGTGTTCTGTTCTATGGCGACAGGGCCGGTAGCAGTGCATCCAGCACCTTCAACGGCACAGCCGACTCGCTGCTGACTGGGGCCATCTACTTCCCGAGACAGCAGATCAGCTATCTCGGCAATTTCTCGGGCAATGGCGGCTGCACCCAAGTCGTCGCCGATACGATCCAATGGTCAGGCAGTTCAACCATCAATCAGGATTGCACCAGCCTCGGAATGCGCGACATTCCGGCCGCGCAGTCCGTGGCACTGGTCGAGTAG